A window from Halomicrobium urmianum encodes these proteins:
- the pdxS gene encoding pyridoxal 5'-phosphate synthase lyase subunit PdxS, with product MTEESLEDLKRGTELVKRGFAKMQKGGVIMDVVNREQARIAEDVGAVAVMSLEAVPADIRKRGGVARMADPGDVEEIIDEVSIPVMGKARIGHTKEAQILEATGVDMVDESEVLTPADDRYHIDKRDFTAPFVCGARNLGEALRRIDEGAAMIRTKGEAGTGDVNQAVHHQRSIKGAIRKLEGMSHEEREKWARENEAPADLVHETAEMGRLPVVNFAAGGIATPADAALMMHHGCDGIFVGSGIFGAEDPEAMGEAIVEAVNHWDDPEALAEISTNIGKGMKGDANADLPEEEQLQGRGV from the coding sequence ATGACCGAGGAAAGTCTGGAAGACCTCAAGCGGGGCACTGAACTGGTCAAGCGCGGCTTCGCGAAGATGCAGAAGGGCGGGGTGATCATGGACGTCGTGAACCGCGAGCAGGCGCGCATCGCGGAGGACGTTGGCGCGGTCGCCGTCATGTCTCTGGAGGCCGTCCCGGCGGACATCCGCAAGCGCGGCGGGGTGGCCCGGATGGCCGACCCCGGCGACGTCGAGGAGATCATCGACGAGGTGTCCATCCCGGTGATGGGCAAGGCCCGCATCGGCCACACCAAGGAGGCCCAGATCCTCGAGGCCACCGGCGTGGACATGGTCGACGAGTCCGAGGTGCTGACGCCCGCCGACGACCGCTACCACATCGACAAGCGCGACTTCACCGCGCCGTTCGTCTGCGGCGCGCGCAACCTCGGCGAGGCGCTGCGCCGCATCGACGAGGGCGCGGCGATGATCCGCACCAAGGGCGAGGCCGGCACCGGCGACGTCAACCAGGCCGTCCACCACCAGCGGTCGATTAAGGGCGCCATCCGCAAGCTGGAGGGCATGTCCCACGAGGAGCGCGAGAAGTGGGCCCGCGAGAACGAGGCGCCGGCCGACCTCGTCCACGAGACCGCCGAGATGGGCCGCCTGCCCGTCGTCAACTTCGCGGCCGGCGGCATCGCCACGCCCGCCGACGCCGCCCTCATGATGCACCACGGCTGCGACGGCATCTTCGTCGGCTCCGGCATCTTCGGCGCGGAGGACCCCGAGGCCATGGGCGAGGCCATCGTCGAGGCCGTCAACCACTGGGACGACCCCGAGGCGCTCGCCGAGATCTCCACGAACATCGGCAAGGGCATGAAGGGCGACGCCAACGCCGACCTGCCCGAGGAAGAGCAGCTGCAGGGCCGCGGCGTCTAA
- a CDS encoding thiol-disulfide oxidoreductase DCC family protein, whose product MSEWRDRDPAAVVDDVDRPVLLFDGVCNLCNGLVRFVVRFDAEGRFLFAPLQSDVGRELLRRHGRPTDDFDTMLLVEDGEYYEKSTAALRIARRLDGPLPLLYPLVYLPAGLRDRVYDLVAENRYRVFGKTDECPVPEPEIRERFANRTLE is encoded by the coding sequence ATGTCGGAGTGGCGCGACCGCGACCCCGCGGCGGTCGTCGACGACGTCGACCGACCGGTTCTCCTGTTCGACGGGGTCTGCAACCTCTGCAACGGCCTCGTGCGCTTCGTCGTCCGGTTCGACGCCGAAGGTCGCTTCCTGTTCGCGCCGCTGCAGTCCGACGTGGGGCGGGAACTCCTCCGTCGCCACGGCCGTCCCACCGACGACTTCGACACGATGCTGCTCGTCGAGGACGGCGAGTACTACGAGAAGTCCACGGCGGCGCTGCGAATCGCCCGTCGCCTCGACGGCCCGCTTCCGCTGCTGTACCCGCTGGTCTACCTGCCCGCGGGGCTCCGTGACCGCGTCTACGACCTCGTCGCCGAGAACCGCTATCGGGTCTTCGGCAAGACGGATGAGTGTCCCGTGCCGGAGCCAGAGATCCGGGAGCGGTTCGCGAACCGGACGCTGGAGTGA